Proteins encoded within one genomic window of Natator depressus isolate rNatDep1 chromosome 1, rNatDep2.hap1, whole genome shotgun sequence:
- the CAV2 gene encoding caveolin-2 produces the protein MGLEKETGDTKIFMAEDSFGRSGGPAPAGPEKRAENGPCRDPRGLNTHLKLGFEDVIAEPASSHSFDKVWICSHALFELSKYVLYKLLTLFLAIPLALVAGIVFAVLSCLHIWIVMPFVKTCLMVLPSVETVWKSVTDVLIAPLFQSLGRCFATVNIRLDQE, from the exons ATGGGGCTGGAGAAGGAGACGGGAGACACGAAGATCTTCATGGCCGAGGACAGCTTCGGGCGCTCCGGCGGCCCCGCGCCAGCCGGCCCGGAGAAGCGGGCGGAGAACGGCCCGTGCAGAGACCCCCGCGGGCTGAACACCCACCTGAAG CTGGGGTTTGAGGATGTCATAGCAGAGCCTGCATCATCTCACTCCTTTGACAAAGTTTGGATCTGCAGCCACGCTCTCTTTGAGCTCAGCAAATACGTGCTGTACAAGCTCCTGACTCTATTCCTTGCCATCCCACTGGCTCTGGTTGCAGGAATTGTCTTTGCAGTACTTAGCTGTCTGCATATCTG GATTGTGATGCCTTTTGTAAAGACCTGCCTCATGGTCTTGCCTTCAGTGGAGACTGTATGGAAGAGTGTGACGGATGTTCTTATTGCACCATTATTTCAGAGCCTAGGTCGATGCTTTGCTACAGTCAATATACGCCTGGACCAAGAGTAA